From the genome of Streptomyces sp. NBC_01317, one region includes:
- the truA gene encoding tRNA pseudouridine(38-40) synthase TruA — protein MSGDLEAGSVRVRLDLSYDGKDFSGWARQATRRTVQGEIEDALRTVTRSSRTYDLTVAGRTDAGVHARGQVAHVDLPEDVWAEHADKLLRRLAGRLPHDIRVWKAEEAPAGFNARFAAVHRRYAYRVGDHVGGIDPLLRGHVLWHDWPLDVDAMNEASAGLLGEHDFAAYCKRREGATTIRTLQKLEWVRGDDGIVTATVRADAFCHNMVRSLVGALLFVGDGHRPPEWPAKVLAAGVRDSAVHVVRPHGLTLEEVGYPADELLAARSREARNKRTLPGAPPDSCC, from the coding sequence GTGAGCGGTGACCTGGAGGCCGGGTCCGTACGGGTACGGCTGGACCTCTCGTACGACGGCAAGGACTTCTCCGGGTGGGCCAGGCAGGCCACCCGGCGGACCGTCCAGGGCGAGATCGAGGACGCGCTGCGGACGGTGACCCGCTCCTCGCGTACGTACGACCTGACCGTCGCCGGGCGCACGGACGCCGGGGTGCACGCGCGCGGGCAGGTGGCGCACGTCGACCTGCCCGAGGACGTGTGGGCCGAGCACGCGGACAAGCTGCTGCGGCGGCTCGCGGGGCGCCTGCCGCACGACATCCGGGTGTGGAAGGCCGAGGAGGCGCCGGCCGGGTTCAACGCGCGCTTCGCGGCGGTCCACCGGCGGTACGCCTACCGGGTGGGCGACCACGTCGGCGGGATCGATCCGCTGTTGCGCGGTCATGTGCTGTGGCACGACTGGCCGTTGGACGTCGACGCGATGAACGAGGCGTCGGCCGGGCTGCTCGGGGAGCACGACTTCGCCGCGTACTGCAAGCGGCGCGAGGGCGCGACGACGATCCGTACGCTCCAGAAGCTGGAGTGGGTGCGGGGCGACGACGGGATCGTCACGGCCACCGTGCGGGCCGACGCCTTCTGCCACAACATGGTGCGCTCCCTGGTGGGCGCGCTGCTGTTCGTGGGGGACGGGCACCGGCCGCCGGAGTGGCCGGCGAAGGTCCTGGCCGCGGGGGTACGGGACTCGGCGGTCCATGTCGTACGGCCCCACGGGCTCACGCTGGAGGAAGTCGGCTACCCGGCAGACGAGTTGCTGGCGGCCCGCAGCCGCGAGGCCCGCAACAAGCGCACGCTGCCCGGCGCGCCCCCCGACAGCTGCTGCTGA
- the rplQ gene encoding 50S ribosomal protein L17: protein MPKPAKGARLGGSAAHEKLLLANLAKSLFEHGKITTTEAKARRVRPIAERFITKAKKGDIHNRRLVLQSITDKSVVHTLFTEIAPRYENRPGGYTRITKIGNRRGDNAPMAVIELVEALTVAQAATGEAEAATKRAVKEDALKKDASSDEAVEDAKPVEDAKPVEDAKPAEAADESKDA, encoded by the coding sequence ATGCCGAAGCCCGCCAAGGGTGCCCGTCTGGGCGGCAGTGCCGCGCACGAGAAGCTGCTTCTCGCGAACCTCGCGAAGTCGCTCTTCGAGCACGGCAAGATCACCACGACCGAGGCCAAGGCCCGTCGTGTCCGCCCGATCGCGGAGCGTTTCATCACCAAGGCGAAGAAGGGCGACATCCACAACCGTCGCCTGGTGCTTCAGTCGATCACGGACAAGAGCGTCGTGCACACGCTCTTCACCGAGATCGCCCCGAGGTACGAGAACCGCCCCGGTGGTTACACGCGCATCACCAAGATCGGCAACCGTCGTGGCGACAACGCCCCGATGGCGGTCATCGAGCTGGTCGAGGCCCTGACCGTGGCGCAGGCCGCCACCGGTGAGGCCGAGGCGGCGACCAAGCGCGCGGTCAAGGAAGACGCCCTGAAGAAGGACGCGTCGTCCGACGAGGCCGTCGAGGACGCCAAGCCGGTCGAGGACGCCAAGCCGGTCGAGGACGCGAAGCCCGCCGAGGCGGCCGACGAGTCCAAGGACGCCTGA
- a CDS encoding DNA-directed RNA polymerase subunit alpha — protein sequence MLIAQRPSLTEEVVDEYRSRFVIEPLEPGFGYTLGNSLRRTLLSSIPGAAVTSIRIDGVLHEFTTVPGVKEDVTDQILNIKQLVVSSEHDEPVVMYLRKQGPGLVTAADIAPPAGVEVHNPDLVLATLNGKGKLEMELTVERGRGYVSAVQNKQVGQEIGRIPVDSIYSPVLKVTYKVEATRVEQRTDFDKLIVDVETKQAMRPRDAMASAGKTLVELFGLARELNIDAEGIDMGPSPTDAALAADLALPIEELELTVRSYNCLKREGIHSVGELVARSEADLLDIRNFGAKSIDEVKAKLAGMGLALKDSPPGFDPTAAADAFGADDDADAGFVETEQY from the coding sequence ATGCTTATCGCCCAGCGCCCGTCGCTGACCGAAGAGGTCGTCGACGAATACCGCTCCCGGTTCGTGATCGAGCCGCTGGAGCCCGGTTTCGGTTACACCCTCGGAAACTCCCTCCGCCGTACGCTGCTCTCCTCGATCCCCGGTGCCGCTGTCACCAGCATCCGGATCGACGGGGTCCTGCACGAGTTCACCACCGTGCCGGGCGTCAAGGAGGACGTGACCGACCAGATCCTCAACATCAAGCAGCTCGTCGTCTCCTCGGAGCACGACGAGCCCGTCGTGATGTACCTGCGCAAGCAGGGCCCCGGCCTGGTCACCGCCGCCGACATCGCCCCGCCGGCCGGTGTCGAGGTCCACAACCCGGACCTCGTCCTGGCGACGCTGAACGGCAAGGGCAAGCTGGAGATGGAGCTGACCGTCGAGCGCGGTCGCGGCTACGTCTCCGCCGTCCAGAACAAGCAGGTGGGCCAGGAGATCGGCCGTATCCCGGTCGACTCCATCTACTCCCCGGTGCTCAAGGTCACGTACAAGGTCGAGGCGACCCGTGTCGAGCAGCGCACCGACTTCGACAAGCTGATCGTCGACGTCGAGACCAAGCAGGCCATGCGGCCGCGTGACGCCATGGCGTCCGCCGGTAAGACGCTGGTCGAGCTGTTCGGTCTGGCGCGCGAGCTCAACATCGACGCCGAGGGCATCGACATGGGCCCGTCGCCGACGGACGCGGCGCTGGCCGCGGACCTGGCGCTGCCGATCGAGGAGCTGGAGCTCACCGTTCGGTCGTACAACTGCCTCAAGCGCGAGGGCATCCACTCGGTGGGCGAGCTGGTGGCCCGGTCCGAGGCGGACCTGCTCGACATCCGCAACTTCGGTGCGAAGTCGATCGACGAGGTCAAGGCGAAGCTGGCCGGGATGGGTCTGGCGCTCAAGGACAGCCCGCCCGGATTCGACCCGACCGCCGCGGCGGACGCGTTCGGCGCGGACGACGACGCGGACGCGGGTTTCGTGGAGACCGAGCAGTACTGA
- the rpsK gene encoding 30S ribosomal protein S11 yields MPPKGRQGAAKKVRRKEKKNVAHGHAHIKSTFNNTIVSITDPSGNVISWASAGHVGFKGSRKSTPFAAQMAAESAARRAQEHGMRKVDVFVKGPGSGRETAIRSLQATGLEVGSIQDVTPTPHNGCRPPKRRRV; encoded by the coding sequence ATGCCTCCTAAGGGCCGTCAGGGCGCAGCCAAGAAGGTGCGCCGCAAGGAAAAGAAGAACGTCGCTCATGGGCACGCCCACATCAAGAGCACGTTCAACAACACGATCGTCTCGATCACGGACCCTTCGGGCAATGTGATCTCCTGGGCCTCCGCCGGCCACGTCGGCTTCAAGGGTTCGCGCAAGTCCACGCCCTTCGCCGCGCAGATGGCTGCCGAGTCGGCCGCCCGTCGCGCGCAGGAGCACGGCATGCGCAAGGTCGACGTCTTCGTGAAGGGTCCCGGCTCCGGCCGTGAGACCGCGATCCGCTCGCTCCAGGCCACCGGCCTGGAGGTGGGTTCGATCCAGGACGTCACCCCCACCCCGCACAACGGCTGCCGCCCGCCGAAGCGTCGCCGCGTCTGA
- the rpsM gene encoding 30S ribosomal protein S13 has product MARLAGVDLPREKRVEVALTYVFGIGRTRSKETLAAAGVNPDIRVRDLAEEDLVKIREYVDANLKTEGDLRREIAADIRRKVEIGCYQGLRHRRGLPVHGQRTSTNARTRKGPRRAIAGKKKPGKK; this is encoded by the coding sequence ATGGCACGCCTCGCAGGCGTTGACCTCCCGCGCGAAAAGCGCGTCGAGGTCGCCCTCACCTACGTCTTCGGCATCGGGCGCACCCGGTCCAAGGAGACCCTCGCCGCCGCCGGTGTCAACCCTGACATCCGCGTCCGCGACCTTGCCGAGGAAGACCTCGTCAAGATCCGCGAATACGTGGACGCCAACCTCAAGACCGAGGGTGACCTTCGTCGCGAGATCGCCGCCGACATCCGCCGCAAGGTCGAGATCGGTTGCTACCAGGGTCTGCGTCACCGTCGTGGCCTGCCGGTGCACGGACAGCGCACCAGCACGAACGCTCGTACCCGCAAGGGTCCGCGTCGCGCCATCGCCGGCAAGAAGAAGCCGGGCAAGAAGTAG
- the rpmJ gene encoding 50S ribosomal protein L36 has translation MKVKPSVKKICDKCKVIRRHGRVMVICDNLRHKQRQG, from the coding sequence ATGAAGGTCAAGCCGAGCGTCAAGAAGATCTGCGACAAGTGCAAGGTGATCCGCCGTCACGGCCGGGTCATGGTCATCTGCGACAACCTGCGCCACAAGCAGCGCCAGGGCTGA
- the infA gene encoding translation initiation factor IF-1, translated as MAKKQGAIEIEGTVIESLPNAMFRVELQNGHKVLAHISGKMRMHYIRILPDDRVVVELSPYDLTRGRIVYRYK; from the coding sequence GTGGCCAAGAAGCAAGGTGCCATCGAAATTGAGGGCACCGTGATCGAGTCCCTCCCGAATGCGATGTTCAGGGTGGAGCTCCAGAACGGTCACAAGGTCCTCGCGCACATCAGCGGCAAGATGCGGATGCACTACATCCGGATCCTGCCCGATGACCGGGTTGTGGTGGAGCTGTCTCCGTACGACCTGACGCGTGGCCGGATCGTCTACCGATACAAGTAG
- the map gene encoding type I methionyl aminopeptidase → MVEIKTPEQIAKMREAGLVVAAVHAATAEAAVPGATTKDLDMVARKVLAAHGAKPNFLGYGGFPATICTSVNEVVVHGIPDEKTVLKDGDIISVDAGAIVDGWHGDAAFTAFVGTGHAPELIELSRVTEESMWAGIAAMKAGNRLVDVSRAIETYIRRQPKPGGGKYGIVEDYGGHGIGTEMHMDPHLLNYVSRKRGKGPKLVPGFCLAIEPMVSLGTPHTEVLADEWTVITKDGTWSSHWEHSIALTEAGPLVLTSPDGGKAKLAELGVTAAPDPLA, encoded by the coding sequence ATGGTGGAGATCAAGACTCCCGAGCAGATCGCGAAGATGCGCGAGGCGGGGCTGGTCGTCGCCGCGGTCCACGCGGCCACGGCGGAGGCCGCGGTGCCGGGTGCCACCACCAAGGACCTGGACATGGTCGCCCGCAAGGTGCTGGCCGCGCACGGCGCGAAGCCGAACTTCCTCGGGTACGGCGGGTTCCCCGCGACGATCTGCACCTCGGTCAACGAGGTCGTCGTCCATGGCATCCCCGACGAGAAGACCGTCCTCAAGGACGGGGACATCATCTCCGTCGACGCCGGCGCGATCGTGGACGGCTGGCACGGGGACGCGGCCTTCACGGCGTTCGTGGGCACCGGTCACGCTCCGGAGCTGATCGAGCTGTCCCGGGTGACCGAGGAGTCGATGTGGGCCGGCATCGCGGCGATGAAGGCCGGCAACCGCCTGGTGGACGTGTCCCGGGCGATCGAGACGTACATCCGCAGGCAGCCCAAGCCGGGCGGCGGGAAGTACGGCATCGTCGAGGACTACGGCGGCCACGGCATCGGTACGGAGATGCACATGGACCCGCACCTGCTGAACTACGTCTCCCGCAAGCGCGGCAAGGGCCCCAAGCTGGTCCCCGGCTTCTGCCTGGCCATCGAGCCCATGGTCTCCCTCGGTACGCCCCACACGGAGGTGCTGGCGGACGAGTGGACGGTCATCACGAAGGACGGCACCTGGTCCTCGCACTGGGAGCACTCGATCGCCCTCACGGAGGCCGGCCCGCTGGTCCTGACGTCCCCGGACGGCGGTAAGGCGAAGCTCGCGGAGCTGGGTGTGACGGCGGCGCCTGATCCCCTGGCGTAG
- a CDS encoding adenylate kinase, protein MRIVLVGPPGAGKGTQAAFLAKNLSIPHISTGDLFRANISQGTELGKQAKSYMDAGNLVPDEVTIAMARDRMSRPDAEKGFLLDGFPRNVSQAEALDKALAADGVKLDAVLDLEIPEDEVVRRIAGRRICRNDSAHVFHVANQPPKKEGVCDICGGELYQRDDDSEETVRRRLEVYHTQTEPIIEHYQAQGLVVTISALGKVTEVTDRAMEALQRDRASQA, encoded by the coding sequence ATGCGAATCGTCCTCGTCGGGCCGCCCGGTGCCGGCAAGGGTACGCAGGCCGCGTTCCTCGCCAAGAACCTGTCGATCCCACACATTTCCACGGGCGACCTTTTCCGCGCCAACATCAGCCAGGGCACAGAGCTCGGCAAACAGGCGAAGTCCTACATGGACGCGGGAAACCTGGTACCCGACGAGGTCACGATCGCGATGGCACGAGACCGGATGAGCCGGCCGGACGCCGAGAAGGGCTTCCTGCTCGACGGCTTTCCGCGCAACGTGTCGCAGGCGGAAGCACTGGACAAGGCCCTCGCGGCGGACGGCGTGAAGCTGGACGCGGTGCTGGACCTGGAGATCCCCGAGGACGAGGTCGTACGGCGTATCGCGGGGCGGCGCATCTGCCGCAACGACAGCGCCCACGTCTTCCACGTCGCGAACCAGCCTCCGAAGAAGGAGGGTGTCTGTGACATCTGCGGGGGCGAGCTATACCAGCGCGACGACGACTCCGAGGAGACGGTGCGCAGACGGCTGGAGGTCTACCACACGCAGACCGAGCCGATCATCGAGCACTACCAGGCCCAGGGCCTGGTCGTGACGATCTCCGCGCTCGGCAAGGTCACCGAGGTGACCGACCGCGCGATGGAGGCGCTCCAGCGGGACCGGGCCTCGCAGGCCTGA
- the secY gene encoding preprotein translocase subunit SecY, giving the protein MLTAFARAFKTPDLRKKLLFTLAIIVLYRLGAHIPVPGVSYENVQTCIDAAQKGNNSLFGLVNMFSGGALLQITIFALGIMPYITASIILQLLTVVIPRLEALKKEGSSGQSKITQYTRYLTVALAVLQGTGLVATARSGALFSGCPVAGQIVPDQSIFVTVTMVITMTAGTAAVMWLGELITDKGIGNGMSILMFISIAAGFPGALWAIKQSGTLAKGWIEFGTVILIGFVMVGLVVFVEQAQRRIPVQYAKRMIGRRSYGGTSTYIPLKVNQAGVIPVIFASSLLYIPALIAQFSSSQSGWKTWIEAHFVKGDHPYYIATYFLLIVFFAFFYVAISFNPEEVADNMKKYGGFIPGIRAGRPTAEYLSYVLNRITWPGSLYLGLIALVPTMALAGFGGANQNFPFGGTSILIIVGVGLETVKQIESQLQQRNYEGFLR; this is encoded by the coding sequence GTGCTCACCGCGTTCGCCCGGGCGTTCAAGACGCCCGACCTGCGCAAGAAGCTGCTCTTCACACTCGCCATCATCGTGCTGTACCGGCTCGGGGCGCACATCCCCGTCCCCGGGGTCAGCTACGAGAATGTCCAGACATGTATCGACGCGGCTCAAAAGGGCAACAACAGCCTCTTCGGGCTCGTGAACATGTTCAGCGGCGGCGCGTTGTTGCAGATCACGATCTTCGCGCTCGGCATCATGCCGTACATCACGGCGAGCATCATCCTTCAGCTGCTGACCGTGGTCATCCCACGGCTGGAAGCCCTCAAGAAGGAAGGCTCGTCCGGCCAGTCGAAGATCACGCAGTACACCCGGTACCTGACCGTCGCCCTCGCCGTGCTCCAGGGCACCGGCCTGGTCGCCACGGCCCGTAGCGGCGCGCTCTTCAGCGGCTGCCCGGTGGCCGGGCAGATCGTCCCCGACCAGTCGATCTTCGTCACCGTCACGATGGTGATCACGATGACCGCCGGTACGGCCGCCGTCATGTGGCTCGGTGAGCTCATCACCGACAAGGGCATCGGCAACGGCATGTCCATCCTGATGTTCATCTCGATCGCGGCCGGCTTCCCGGGCGCCCTCTGGGCCATCAAGCAGAGCGGCACGCTCGCCAAGGGCTGGATCGAGTTCGGTACGGTCATCCTGATCGGCTTCGTCATGGTGGGCCTGGTCGTCTTCGTCGAGCAGGCGCAGCGCCGGATCCCCGTCCAGTACGCGAAGCGCATGATCGGCCGGAGGTCGTACGGCGGTACGTCGACGTACATCCCGCTCAAGGTGAACCAGGCGGGTGTGATCCCCGTCATCTTCGCCTCGTCGCTGCTCTACATCCCCGCTCTGATCGCCCAGTTCTCCAGCTCGCAGTCGGGCTGGAAGACCTGGATCGAGGCGCACTTCGTCAAGGGTGACCATCCGTACTACATCGCGACCTACTTCTTGCTCATCGTGTTCTTCGCGTTCTTCTACGTGGCGATTTCCTTCAACCCCGAAGAAGTAGCGGACAACATGAAGAAGTATGGTGGCTTCATCCCGGGTATCCGGGCTGGTCGCCCTACCGCTGAGTACCTGAGCTACGTGCTCAACAGGATCACTTGGCCGGGCTCGCTGTACCTGGGTCTGATTGCTCTTGTCCCGACGATGGCGTTGGCAGGCTTCGGCGGTGCGAACCAGAACTTCCCGTTCGGCGGGACAAGCATCCTGATCATCGTGGGTGTGGGTCTGGAAACCGTGAAGCAGATCGAGAGCCAGCTTCAGCAGCGCAATTACGAAGGGTTCCTCCGCTGA
- the rplO gene encoding 50S ribosomal protein L15 — protein sequence MAADKPLKAHDLRPAPGAKTAKTRVGRGEASKGKTAGRGTKGTKARYQVPARFEGGQMPLHMRLPKLKGFKNPFRTEYQVVNLDKLSDLYPEGGEVTVADLVTKGAVRKNSLVKVLGQGEISVALTVSVNAVSGSAKEKIAAAGGSVTELV from the coding sequence ATGGCAGCAGACAAGCCGCTGAAGGCCCACGACCTCCGTCCTGCCCCGGGCGCCAAGACCGCCAAGACCCGTGTGGGTCGTGGTGAGGCGTCCAAGGGTAAGACCGCTGGTCGTGGCACCAAGGGCACCAAGGCCCGTTACCAGGTTCCGGCACGCTTCGAGGGTGGGCAGATGCCCCTCCACATGCGTCTGCCGAAGCTCAAGGGCTTCAAGAACCCGTTCCGCACCGAGTACCAGGTGGTGAACCTGGACAAGCTCTCCGACCTCTACCCCGAGGGCGGCGAGGTCACGGTGGCCGATCTGGTCACCAAGGGTGCGGTGCGCAAGAACAGTCTCGTCAAGGTCCTGGGCCAGGGCGAGATCTCCGTGGCGCTGACGGTTTCGGTGAACGCCGTTTCCGGCTCCGCCAAGGAGAAGATCGCCGCCGCGGGCGGCTCCGTCACCGAGCTCGTCTGA
- the rpmD gene encoding 50S ribosomal protein L30 — translation MARLQITQTRSFIGSKQNHRDTLRSLGLKRVNDTVVKEDRPEFRGMVHTVRHLVTVEEVD, via the coding sequence ATGGCCCGTCTCCAGATCACGCAGACCCGGTCGTTCATCGGAAGCAAGCAGAACCACCGCGACACCCTGCGTTCGCTCGGTCTCAAGCGAGTGAACGACACGGTCGTCAAGGAGGACCGCCCCGAGTTCCGCGGCATGGTGCACACCGTCCGCCACCTCGTGACGGTTGAGGAGGTCGACTGA
- the rpsE gene encoding 30S ribosomal protein S5, whose protein sequence is MAGPQRRGSGAGGGERRDRKGRDGSPAEKTAYVERVVAINRVAKVVKGGRRFSFTALVVVGDGDGTVGVGYGKAKEVPAAIAKGVEEAKKAFFKVPRIQGTIPHPIQGEKAAGVVLLKPASPGTGVIAGGPVRAVLECAGVHDILSKSLGSDNAINIVHATVAALKGLQRPEEIAARRGLPLEDVAPAAMLRARAAGAGA, encoded by the coding sequence ATGGCTGGACCCCAGCGCCGCGGAAGCGGTGCCGGTGGCGGCGAGCGGCGGGACCGGAAGGGTCGCGACGGTTCGCCGGCCGAGAAGACCGCGTACGTTGAGCGCGTTGTCGCGATCAACCGCGTTGCCAAGGTTGTGAAGGGTGGTCGTCGCTTCAGCTTCACCGCGCTGGTCGTGGTGGGCGATGGTGACGGTACCGTCGGCGTCGGTTACGGCAAGGCCAAGGAAGTTCCGGCCGCCATCGCCAAGGGCGTCGAAGAGGCCAAGAAGGCCTTCTTCAAGGTTCCCCGTATCCAGGGCACCATCCCCCACCCGATCCAGGGCGAGAAGGCGGCAGGCGTCGTCCTGCTCAAGCCTGCTTCCCCCGGTACCGGCGTGATCGCCGGTGGCCCGGTGCGCGCGGTGCTCGAATGCGCGGGCGTCCACGACATCCTGTCGAAGTCGCTCGGCTCGGACAACGCGATCAACATCGTGCACGCGACCGTGGCGGCCCTCAAGGGCCTGCAGCGTCCCGAGGAGATCGCGGCCCGCCGCGGTCTGCCCCTCGAGGACGTCGCCCCCGCCGCCATGCTGCGTGCGCGTGCTGCGGGAGCGGGTGCGTAA
- the rplR gene encoding 50S ribosomal protein L18 produces MAFGVKIAKGKAYKAAAIKRRHIRVRKKVSGTQERPRLVVTRSNRHMVAQVVDDIAGHTLASASTLDTSIRGTDGDKSAQAKQVGALVAERAKAAGIEAVVFDRGGNQYAGRIAALADAAREAGLKF; encoded by the coding sequence ATGGCATTCGGTGTGAAGATCGCCAAGGGCAAGGCCTACAAGGCCGCTGCCATCAAGCGCCGTCACATTCGCGTCCGCAAGAAGGTCTCGGGCACGCAGGAGCGCCCCCGCCTCGTTGTGACGCGTTCCAACCGCCACATGGTGGCTCAGGTCGTCGACGACATCGCGGGCCACACGCTCGCCTCGGCGTCGACTCTGGACACTTCGATCCGCGGGACCGACGGCGACAAGAGCGCCCAGGCCAAGCAGGTCGGGGCCCTGGTCGCCGAGCGTGCGAAGGCCGCCGGTATCGAGGCCGTCGTGTTCGACCGTGGTGGCAACCAGTACGCCGGGCGGATTGCCGCTCTGGCTGACGCCGCCCGCGAAGCCGGGCTGAAGTTCTGA
- the rplF gene encoding 50S ribosomal protein L6: MSRIGKLPIQVPAGVDVTIEGRTVSVKGPKGTLSHTVVAPIEVTKGEDGTLQVLRPNDERQNKAFHGLSRTLVANMITGVTQGYVKALEISGVGYRVQAKGSNLEFALGYSHPILIEAPEGITFKVETPTKFSVEGIDKQRVGEVAATIRKLRKPDPYKAKGVRYAGEVIRRKVGKAGK, translated from the coding sequence ATGTCGCGAATCGGCAAGCTCCCCATCCAGGTTCCCGCCGGTGTGGACGTCACCATCGAAGGCCGCACGGTCAGCGTGAAGGGTCCCAAGGGCACCCTCTCGCACACCGTCGTCGCGCCGATCGAGGTCACCAAGGGCGAGGACGGCACCCTTCAGGTGCTGCGCCCCAACGACGAGCGTCAGAACAAGGCCTTCCACGGCCTGTCCCGCACGCTGGTGGCGAACATGATCACCGGCGTGACCCAGGGTTACGTCAAGGCGCTCGAGATCAGCGGTGTCGGTTACCGAGTCCAGGCGAAGGGCTCCAACCTGGAGTTCGCCCTGGGCTACAGCCACCCGATCCTCATCGAGGCCCCCGAGGGAATCACCTTCAAGGTGGAGACACCGACGAAGTTCTCCGTCGAGGGCATCGACAAGCAGAGGGTCGGCGAGGTCGCCGCCACAATCCGCAAGCTGCGGAAGCCCGACCCCTACAAGGCCAAGGGTGTCCGGTACGCGGGCGAGGTCATCCGCCGCAAGGTCGGAAAGGCTGGTAAGTAG
- the rpsH gene encoding 30S ribosomal protein S8, giving the protein MTMTDPIADMLTRLRNANSAYHDDVVMPHSKIKSHIAEILQQEGFITGWKVEDAEVGKNLVLELKFGPNRERSIAGIKRISKPGLRVYAKSTSLPKVLGGLGVAIISTSHGLLTGQQASKKGVGGEVLAYVW; this is encoded by the coding sequence ATGACCATGACTGATCCCATCGCAGACATGCTCACGCGTCTGCGTAACGCGAACTCGGCGTACCACGACGATGTCGTGATGCCGCACAGCAAGATCAAGTCGCACATCGCGGAGATCCTCCAGCAGGAGGGCTTCATCACCGGCTGGAAGGTCGAGGACGCCGAAGTCGGCAAGAACCTCGTCCTGGAGCTGAAGTTCGGGCCGAACCGCGAGCGTTCGATCGCCGGCATCAAGCGCATCTCCAAGCCGGGTCTGCGTGTGTACGCGAAGTCCACCAGTCTGCCGAAGGTTCTCGGCGGCCTGGGCGTGGCGATCATCTCCACGTCCCACGGCCTCCTGACCGGCCAGCAGGCGAGCAAGAAGGGCGTAGGTGGGGAAGTCCTCGCCTACGTCTGGTAG
- a CDS encoding type Z 30S ribosomal protein S14, which produces MAKKALIEKAARKPKFAVRGYTRCQRCGRPHSVYRKFGLCRVCLREMAHRGELPGVTKSSW; this is translated from the coding sequence GTGGCGAAGAAGGCTTTGATCGAAAAGGCCGCCCGCAAGCCCAAGTTCGCGGTGCGCGGTTACACCCGCTGCCAGCGCTGCGGCCGGCCCCACTCCGTCTACCGCAAGTTCGGCCTGTGCCGTGTGTGCCTTCGTGAGATGGCCCACCGCGGCGAGCTGCCGGGCGTCACCAAGAGCTCCTGGTAG